A stretch of DNA from Cannabis sativa cultivar Pink pepper isolate KNU-18-1 chromosome X, ASM2916894v1, whole genome shotgun sequence:
tgttatttaaaataaaatttttattgaaaaatatacaaatttttttgagaataaaaagaaaaaatatgtgaaaataaaaaacaaacatGCCCCTAGTACATAGCTAATAAAGTTTTCTTACACTCACACATTTCATTTTTAATCTAaagatttagtaaaatttcacTAAATTCCAACATTCCCTTTTCCCTTCCCCTCTACttataattttcatttttcatcACTATTAGTCTCTtatctaaataattaaatatacttattaaaaaaattaaatatacaaaatattataattaagtaATTGATTCGATCCCAACAATCTATAAACGATTGTCCTTTAAATTGTTGTATTATATGTTATTATATGGATCGATCATGTAGTTATtttttgtgtgtatatatatatatgtaaataatttGCATTTGACTTTGTTGTGTCAATTTTGTACTAGTAGTCTGTTTTTTAATTGTCGAATgtcgtaattaataaataatcttattatatatatattgaaagataagctatatataaacatgaattaatattaaattggtATTTAATTTTCATAGTTCATCTAGGATTAATTAATGAAGATATGAGATAAGCaattaatgtatatttatatacatacaaaTAGTTGTATATTTAAGaacaattaatataaataagttaTTATTTTTAGCGTATGTATTAAGAATACCATAAAGAGCAAAACTACTACGTATAtggtataaaaattatttatttattatcaaCAAGATCTTCTTGATCATAAATTAATGATTTATACCATGTTGACTTTGAATTTTGTGAATAAAAAACTAAGAAAATGTTGTTTATTATGAATCACAAAGAATTGAAAGATGAGAGAACAAATGCTGAATTTATAGTGgttattacaaatatatattatactctTAATTGATCATAGTCCTCTAATCGTGGTTATATCCATATATATACATCTTTACAATGACACATTACCCACAATCTTGATCGAGCTTGTGATTAAGATTAGGTTGCACATTTGCCTGACTTGAAACCTTTTAAATTCTTAGCTATAACAAGCAGGTTCGATATGTAATTTTTACACTTCGAACCTAGTCAAACCCACCCGTTCTGTTACCCTAATTAAGACTCTCAAGCATAACATCGAACCTAAACACGCATGTCCTACAAATACAATTTAACAGTAAAATTGTCGTAGTTacttttaaaagtaaataattcaaataaatcataaaagatattatataatttatttttttttaataaaaacgtGAACAATTAGTATGTTATTAATATTGTAGATAATTAAAAAGTTGCTTTTATAGTGAGGTCTTCTAGTTCTAGTTGAGGATGTTTTTAGATTGTAAATTAGATTTTGAAGTAATGAAAACACTagctaatttttataaaaaaaattgtttttaaaagtaaaataatttAAGAAGTGAAATCTTCTTAATCATTTATAGGTTCACAAACAATTTTGTAGTATTGTTgagttcttttttttatttaatatatatattttttgaagaaaagctcattttttaatagtaaatattaaggaacttttttataattaattaaaaaatgcaaaaagattacaaaatacataatttttttttaaatagttttataaattGCTCGTGGTTGGTTCTTACTGTAAATAGTAAAGAAAAGATAACCATTTCaatgaatttaatattttaCTTAATCATATTTCTCATATTTAGAAATCTTTTAATAGTATATCCTTGTctcattattataaaatatttaagaacAATGCTGCTCTTTCTTTAACAAAACGAgcatttattttagatgagttacCTATTTGGTGGTTGAGTCTCCCAATAGATctagttatttaatttttatttttattttatattctttaagatataccaacttttatagatgatgtcccTATTATACCCCTTTGGTTAATGTAGATTATGTGCTAGACTTAAGTAAATTGTGAGGGTATATTGGACCACCCACTCACAAAAGTGGATATATTtcaatgaaatataatatgaagatatttttgattaatagataaaaaaaagatatttttgaaaaggctaattaggattttcgcccttgaactttgacatgtaccaaatcatgccccctgaacttttaaggtcattaaaaatgccccatgaactattaagattgttggatttaaggacttttttccaattttagtaaaaaagtctaacatgaatGAAAATTTAAGgaacataatttagtatatgtaaaagttcgaggggcatgatttggtagatattaaaaTCTGGGAatcatggtttagtacataaacaatcactgaaatagtaaaattgaatgaaattagacaaaagtccttaaatccaacaatctcaatagtttagctggtatttttaacgaccttaaaagtttaggggacataatttagtacatgtcaaagttcaagagcaaaaatcctaattagccttataaAAATTCTCCAATACACCGTCACCGTCAAGGCCCAAGCAGGAAACTGAGGCCCAACTAAAGAAGTAGCTAAGGCCCAACTAAAGAAATTGCTAAGGCCCAAAacgaaactaaaatttgaaGAGTTGTTTGATTTGAGATAAAAGGAAAAAACCACCGGGAAACGAGTCGAGTCGAGTCGAGTCGAAGTGAACTGAGAGACTGAGTTGAGCCGAGTCAGAAATCAGAGCAGGAGAATCGTTCCAACTCAATCCTAACTGTTATGGGAAACTCATCCAAAGACGACTCCCTCACCGACGGTGACGCCTCCAGCGGCGACGCTCCACCCTCAAAAACCAGCCTTTACACCGAGGGTGAGAAGGTCCTCGCTTACCATGGTCCTCGCATCTACGAAGCTAAGGCAACAAACCccacttctctcttcttttcttaattCACTATCTTTTGATTCTTCTGTTGGTTTAGTATTATTATCAGTGGAGTTCATTTTCTTTTGGTTCGCTTTTTTCTATGTTGAAGTTAATTAGGGGTACTTTTGAATTTGACTTATTATTTCTCGGGATTTGATTTAGGTTTTGTACTTAGGGTTTctgtttttcttttgaaaagtttgtttttttaaaatttttcaagtGAAATTCATCATGTTAGGGGTTGATTTTGATATAATTATATGTTTTAAGCAATGATTaggttttgtaactttgttaCAGGTTCAAAAGGCTGAGCTCATGAAAAAAGAATGGAAATTCTTCGTTCACTATCTTGTAaagccttttctttttctttctgaaAGTAAATGAATTTTGCTAAAGGGGTTTTGATTTTGATATTAATGGTGGGTATGGTTTTGCTATTTTGCAGGGTTGGAATAAAAGGTAAGTTTGTCATCTTTGTTATCaaatgttttttagtttttaaagttcAGGACTCAGATTCATAGTTGAATGATATGGATGGATACACATTGGATATCTTAGTTATATTTTCTCTATCTCTACAAGGAGTTAATGGgattttaattttagttacTCTTTAGTAAGAACTTGGTGTATATTTTGCTCATGAACGATGGAATTATAATTTTAGATGGGAGAGGAGGTAGACAATGGTGGGTAGATTAGATAACAATGGAGATTGTAAATGTGATTAAACTCAGGCAATTGATTCATCCATCATATATCTATAGCTGGAAAACAGTTCTCTTTATCATATTACCAACCTTGTCATAGAAAGCTAGAGCTACCAACTTATGATATTAGAGAGCAGGGGGTACCTAGACGCTTAAAAGTTCGATGGAAATATTTGCTttcattttgataattataCCCTTTCGGAAAGGGATACAGAAATCATTACTATGGCTTGGACATCTTGCCAACAGTTGGGACGAATGGGTAGGGGCTGATCGATTGATGAAACTTACCGAAGAGAATGTGTTGAAGCAGCAAGAGCTTGACAAAAAGCAGGGTGTGGACAAGAATGTAAAATCGGGACGTTCTGCACATACGAGACCTAAAAGTTCTGCTGGTAATTTGTTTTTTTGTCtattaatatgatattattCATTATTCTAAAAGTAGCTAGAGGTAACACTTTTTGAAATGTTTTCTTCAATTACATCTTTATTTTTCTACCAAagtgaaatttttatttatttcttttaaaagttaattgtaGGAGTTCATTCTATGTTTTGCAGCTATTGTTGCAACTTTCTTAGTCTCCTTGTTTCATTCCTTATGTGCtagttgtgttataattttttttctttttctgtgtTAGATGTTAAGGCTGAGAAAGAGGACACTAAGACCAATGGTATGTATTATCACAGAAGTTTCATCtcatttactgttttttttttggtatattaAATTTATCCTCAAGAATCCAATCTTTTTATTTGTGTTACAAACATATAAAGTTGATACTAAAGAGGTTCCTTTTTTAATGTTAATATTTTTGCAGTGGTGAAAACAAAGAAACGGAAGACTGAATCAGTTGCTGAGGTCCGGCTTGTATTTTGATTTAGATTTAGAATTtagttctttttattttattggttgtctTGTCTAGACTTTTCTTTGTATACAATGGTAGTTTGTCATGTACAATTACATCATCGGAGAgctgaaaaaagaaagaaaacatatTCAAGATAATAAACAGATTGTCTTACCTGTAAACTTAAGCTATTGTTTTAGCTATTTCTAAATGTTTTGATCTAGCTTTTTTTTAACACAACTAAGTGTGGTTTGATGGTTGTTAGAAGGAGGGTGCTTCTTCGGAGAAGTCTGTAAAGATTCAAATTCCATCAACACTCAGAAAACAGCTTGTAGATGATTGGGACTTTGTTAATCAGCAGGATAAAGTATGTTTCAAGTTGTTGAACCACTTCTCTCATATTGTCttttcattaatatttgaaattaTCTTACCCACTATGGTGTCAATAACTCATAATCATATTAAGTGAGTTGTTATTGGTGAGCTATCTAAATCAGTCTATAACTTTTTGCCTTGAATTCTGCAAATTCATTCTAATTGGAGCTGGTTATGCCAGGACACTTCTTAGTGTCAAGTCTAACTAGTAATTATGAATGTTTACTCGACTAATATTACATGACCTGAGATAAGTAGGACTTGCAGTTTCAATTACTTTGCtgattatttgtttaattatttagcCAGTTCTGTAGTTGGTTCTATCAAAGTTCTGatcttctttttctctcttcatgCTCTTTCACTTTCACATTTCATTTACGCATTTTACTGTTCTGTAGCTTGTCAAACTTCCTCGTTCGCCAACGGTTGATGAAATTCTATCGAAGTACCTTGATTATCGTTCAAAGAAGGAAAACACGTAAGTATACTTTGTAGGGCTGCATTATAATTATGTTTTTGCTCTTGTGCTATTTGTGCACATTCCCATTAATTTTACTTGTTGATTCCATTATTCAGTTTTCCATTTAGATTCtctataagtattttttttagtactaACTGTCCAATCATTATTGTTAATAATAAATTGTTTTCTCCTATCTCTACTAATCTCTCAAATTTTCACACTTTCTTACTGTGAATCATAATTTCGGTATAATTGGATCCTGGGATGTAGTTTGGAGTTTCACCCTGCAATACTAACGATTCAAGTACTCTGTTTCTCTTGAATACAGGACGTCTGATTCCTTAGCAGAAATcttgaaaggaataagatgttACTTTGATAAAGCACTTCCAGTTATGCTCTTATATAAGAAAGAGCGCAagcaatttcaggatgttgTCCTAGATGATATGTCTCCATCAAACATATATGGCGCCGAACATTTGCTAAGACTCTTTGGTATGCTTCAAATGGATTCAAAATATGTCCTGCATGCCATACTACTGAGATTATTCAAGTTACTATGGGTTTCCCGAAAGTAAACTATGTCTTTGATTTGTGTACTTCATATTTGGAATTTTAATCTGATTATGAAGATTTCTGGTGTTGCAGTTAAGTTGCCTGAGTTATTGGCGTATGTAAGCATAGAGGAGGAAACACTGACACGCTTGCAACAGAAACTGACTGATTTTCTTAAGTACGTACACTTTTCAAGTTTCATACTCGTTCTAATTTCCAATTGATTTCGTTATGCCAGAATGTTCATCTTGATCTTCTTTGTGTAGGTTTTTGCAGAAAAACCAGAGTACATTCTTCCTTTCAACCTACGATAGCATTAAAGGGGTTGAAGGAAAGGGCAAGGGGAAAGACGACTGAAACTAATCTGAAACTAGTCCCCGGTGACAAGTTTGATGACCATCTTACTCTTTtttgtcttttctttttttggaacTCGAAATCCAGGTAGATATACCTTCCAATTGTTGTACTAGTAGCATTAGTTCATTCTTTTGTTTCCAAAAGAGATTCACTCATTAAGTTACTCATAATCACAATGATGAAGTAACTCACTGTTATATGCTGCATAACATTTGGAAATATTATTGTATGTATAATTCATGACTTGAATAGTTGAATCTGTAAGAATGACAACTTAGTATTTTACTCTAGTAAGCTAATCAGTTAAATTTCACTCTATTTGTGTTAAGCTTGATGTTTATAATAATTCAAAGTGCCCATGTATAAATGTTAGGTTAGGTTAGTTAGGGTAGGCATTTAGCCAAATCTTGATCCTTTATTATTGTACTTGAGAatttaatgcttttatttttgACAAAACCAAAATATTGATGGTCAAAATCGCCTACAAGAGGTGCACAAACTCTAGTAAAGAGATTCGTGCACTTTTGGTTGGCGATTTGGGAGATTTTGAAAGGACATGTTGTAGTGTCATCAATGGAGGTTGCTTCCGGCCACATCTAGAACAAACCTATATCTAACATCGTTTCTTTCCATCCTCTCGAATGCCTTGTTCACATAATCCGTCTTCACCACCTCAATCATTGTCTTCAAACCTTTCTCTGCCCAAAACTCTAATAGCTCCTCAGTTTCTTCTATGCTTCCGATGAAGCTTCCTCCAATAGTCTTCTTCCCTTCATTTTATATAGACAAGAAGATTAAACTTTTAACCGATTTTCAATGCTAGAATTGTTGACAAAGATGTGTGAAAGTAAGATAGATAGACATACCTAGAATCAAGTCACTGGCTATAAACTGAAGTGGCTGAGGAGATGCCCCAACTATCACTAGCCTTCCTTCAACCTTTAACAACGAAAGGTAGGCTTTTATGTTGTGATGTGCCGGAACAGTGTCTAGAATGTAGTCTAGACTACCGGCTGCTGCCTCCATCTCTGCCGAGTCGGAGCTAACCAGGTAAGAATCAGCCCCCAAATGCTCTAAAGCCTCCTCCTTTTTCTTACTAGAAGAGCTTATCACTGTCACATGGTGTCCCATTGCCTTGGCTATGATAACCCCCAAATGCCCAACTCCTCCCAACCCTAATATTCCAACTCTCAACACATCCTCATTTGAATACCCTTTAGTGAATTGTTTCAAAGGACTGTAAGCTGTTACCCCGCCACACAATAGTGGAGCCGCCTGTTCCGGTGCTAGTTTGTTTGGCATTCGTACAACAAACCTGCAAGAACAGTACACATAGATATGCTCTTAGTCTCGATAAATACCTAACAAAAAACATGATTTGTTTGAGATTTTGCTTACGCTTGGTGAACCACCATGGTAGAGGAGAAACCTCCATGGGTGGGAGCTCCATCTGGGTAGGTGCCGCCGGTGGTGAAAATTCTATCGGCGCAGTAGTTTTCATTGTTTGATTTGCAGGAAGAGCATTTCCCACAAGACCCAATTATGCAGCCTACTCCCACTTTGTCCCCAACTCTGAATTTTCTCACTTCTGAACCCAACTCTTCAACTTCTCCCACTACTTCATGACTACAAATACAAAGAACAAGCAATTTTACTATTCAAGTTAATTTTCATAGTGAGATGGTAATATAGTGGATTTTTTGTAGTATAAAAATGGTGAGTTCTTACCCTGGTACCAAAGGGTAATTAGTTGAATGAATCTCATTCCTCATTTGATGAAGATCTGTATGATCAATTCCACAGTACAATACCTTTATCACTACATCTTCTGGACCTGTTTTCCTATTCATTTGGgaaaaaaacattaattattttttaggtttaatatCCAATTTTTCATGGGTATCCCTAAACTATGAAGACAAAAATCACCTGAGATTGAATGAATAGGAAGACAGAAGCCCAGTTGTGTCTCTTGCAGCCCAACCAATTACTCTTCTTTCTCCCATTTTTTTCCAAGACTCAAGATTTGTAATAAGAATAATTGAGCAAGTTTGTGAAATTTGGAAGATGGTGTGACTTGATTGATATGTAAATGCAAGGTTTTATAGTCCAAAGAGTCAAATTTCATGTACATTTATTcaaagaaaaatacaataatgTAAAGTCTTCTTTAGTTCATTACTTCATTCAATGTTTTCAGTCATGTTCCTCGAGTAGATAATGTTCTTACAAATATACATTAAACACTTTATTTATATAGTAAATACAATTTTGAtctttatattttgtaaaagttgttAATTAGATTGAACTTTCTGATTTGTTGAATGATAAATTGAGCTCTGtattatttattactaaaagggctcgtttggaacgccgtattaggtcgtattgtattgtattgtattatattaaattgtattttatgcaatatttttatg
This window harbors:
- the LOC115702752 gene encoding protein MRG1 isoform X1, with translation MGNSSKDDSLTDGDASSGDAPPSKTSLYTEGEKVLAYHGPRIYEAKVQKAELMKKEWKFFVHYLGWNKSWDEWVGADRLMKLTEENVLKQQELDKKQGVDKNVKSGRSAHTRPKSSADVKAEKEDTKTNVVKTKKRKTESVAEKEGASSEKSVKIQIPSTLRKQLVDDWDFVNQQDKLVKLPRSPTVDEILSKYLDYRSKKENTTSDSLAEILKGIRCYFDKALPVMLLYKKERKQFQDVVLDDMSPSNIYGAEHLLRLFVKLPELLAYVSIEEETLTRLQQKLTDFLKFLQKNQSTFFLSTYDSIKGVEGKGKGKDD
- the LOC115702752 gene encoding protein MRG1 isoform X2; protein product: MGNSSKDDSLTDGDASSGDAPPSKTSLYTEGEKVLAYHGPRIYEAKVQKAELMKKEWKFFVHYLGWNKSWDEWVGADRLMKLTEENVLKQQELDKKQGVDKNVKSGRSAHTRPKSSADVKAEKEDTKTNVVKTKKRKTESVAEEGASSEKSVKIQIPSTLRKQLVDDWDFVNQQDKLVKLPRSPTVDEILSKYLDYRSKKENTTSDSLAEILKGIRCYFDKALPVMLLYKKERKQFQDVVLDDMSPSNIYGAEHLLRLFVKLPELLAYVSIEEETLTRLQQKLTDFLKFLQKNQSTFFLSTYDSIKGVEGKGKGKDD
- the LOC115702752 gene encoding protein MRG1 isoform X3, translating into MEILRSLSWIQKSLLWLGHLANSWDEWVGADRLMKLTEENVLKQQELDKKQGVDKNVKSGRSAHTRPKSSADVKAEKEDTKTNVVKTKKRKTESVAEKEGASSEKSVKIQIPSTLRKQLVDDWDFVNQQDKLVKLPRSPTVDEILSKYLDYRSKKENTTSDSLAEILKGIRCYFDKALPVMLLYKKERKQFQDVVLDDMSPSNIYGAEHLLRLFVKLPELLAYVSIEEETLTRLQQKLTDFLKFLQKNQSTFFLSTYDSIKGVEGKGKGKDD
- the LOC115702751 gene encoding probable cinnamyl alcohol dehydrogenase — encoded protein: MGERRVIGWAARDTTGLLSSYSFNLRKTGPEDVVIKVLYCGIDHTDLHQMRNEIHSTNYPLVPGHEVVGEVEELGSEVRKFRVGDKVGVGCIIGSCGKCSSCKSNNENYCADRIFTTGGTYPDGAPTHGGFSSTMVVHQAFVVRMPNKLAPEQAAPLLCGGVTAYSPLKQFTKGYSNEDVLRVGILGLGGVGHLGVIIAKAMGHHVTVISSSSKKKEEALEHLGADSYLVSSDSAEMEAAAGSLDYILDTVPAHHNIKAYLSLLKVEGRLVIVGASPQPLQFIASDLILGKKTIGGSFIGSIEETEELLEFWAEKGLKTMIEVVKTDYVNKAFERMERNDVRYRFVLDVAGSNLH